The Borrelia sp. HM sequence ATAATCATTTAAATTCGCCATTTTAATCTTTTTCTTTCACAATATCAATAGCACTAATTTCAAGACAATCCTGACTAGGACCTTCAAAAATTATCTTTCTAAGTGTATTCTCAAGTTTATCAGTAATTTCCTTTTCTTGAATTAGATAATTAACAGCACTTTCTCTACCCTGTCCTAATTTATCATTGCCCATAGAATACCAAGAACCTGTTTTTTGTATTAAGTTATACTTAATCGAAGCATCCAATATACTGGCTTCACGAGAAATACCTTTTCCAAAATAAATTACAAGCTCTACTTTACGAAAAGGAGGTGCTAATTTATTTTTTACAACCTTAACTCTTATTTTATTTCCAATAACATCATCTGCAGAACTTCCTATTACTTGTTCAATCTTTCTAACTTCAAGACGAAGAGAAGAATAAAATTTTAAAGCATTTCCTCCAGTAGTAGTCTCTGGATTGCCAAACATGATACCAATTTTGGTTCTTATTTGATTAATAAACATAATACAAGTATTAGATTTTGAAAGTATTCCGGTAATCTTTCTTAAAGCTTTGCTCATTAATCTTGCTTGAAGCCCAATCTGAGAATCTCCCATCTCTCCTTCAATCTCTGCCCGTGGTGTTAAAGCTGCAACAGAATCAATAACAATCAAATCAACTCCACCACTCCTAATTAAATACTCAGTAATCTCAAGAGCTTGCTCACCTGTATCAGGCTGACTAAGCCAAAGTTCATCAATATTAACACCCAGAGCACGTGCATAACCAGGGTCAAGGGCATGCTCAGCATCAATGAAAGCCGCTATTCCACCACTTTTTTGAATCTCAGCAATTGCTTGAAGAGTTAAAGTAGTCTTACCAGAAGATTCTGGTCCAAAAATTTCTACTACCCTTCCCA is a genomic window containing:
- the recA gene encoding recombinase RecA; the protein is MSKLKDKIDNSLNDRLSREKAIELARIQIEKDFGKGSLIKMGESPVGKGIKSISSGSILLDEAIGVGGYPMGRVVEIFGPESSGKTTLTLQAIAEIQKSGGIAAFIDAEHALDPGYARALGVNIDELWLSQPDTGEQALEITEYLIRSGGVDLIVIDSVAALTPRAEIEGEMGDSQIGLQARLMSKALRKITGILSKSNTCIMFINQIRTKIGIMFGNPETTTGGNALKFYSSLRLEVRKIEQVIGSSADDVIGNKIRVKVVKNKLAPPFRKVELVIYFGKGISREASILDASIKYNLIQKTGSWYSMGNDKLGQGRESAVNYLIQEKEITDKLENTLRKIIFEGPSQDCLEISAIDIVKEKD